One segment of Leptodactylus fuscus isolate aLepFus1 chromosome 7, aLepFus1.hap2, whole genome shotgun sequence DNA contains the following:
- the LRRC57 gene encoding leucine-rich repeat-containing protein 57, with protein MGNSALKAHIETAQKTGVFQLTDKGLVEFPEELQRLSVNLRTIDLSNNKIEVLPPSIGKFGVLKSLTLNHNRLNRIPDELCKLKKLETLHLASNQISRLPADFGQLSALKTLNLSGNQLRAMPTQLCNLRHLDVVDLSKNKIQAIPDEVSGVQAIEINLNQNQISQISVQVSRCPRLKVLRLEENCLELSMLPQSILSDSQISLLAVEGNLFEIKKLRDLEGYDKYMERFTATRKKFV; from the exons ATGGGTAACAGTGCATTAAAAGCTCATATAGAAACAGCCCAGAAGACTGGTGTGTTCCAGCTGACTGACAAGGGATTGGTGGAG TTCCCAGAGGAGCTGCAGAGGTTATCGGTGAACCTACGAACAATAGATCTATCCAATAACAAGATAGAAGTTTTGCCTCCATCAATAGGGAAATTTGGAGTTTTGAAGAGTTTGACACTGAACCACAACCGACTAA ACAGGATTCCTGATGAATTGTGCAAGCTAAAGAAACTAGAGACCCTGCACCTTGCTAGCAACCAGATTAGCCGCCTTCCTGCTGACTTTGGTCAGCTTTCTGCCTTGAAGACTCTAAACCTTTCTGGTAACCAGCTCCGTGCTATGCCCACTCAGCTCTGCAATTTACGGCACTTAGATGTGGTGGATCtgtcaaaaaataaaatccaggcAATTCCAGATGAAGTTTCAGGGGTGCAAGCCATAGAGATAAACCTGAACCAGAACCAG ATATCCCAGATCTCCGTGCAGGTCTCGCGCTGCCCACGTCTTAAGGTCCTTCGACTTGAAGAGAACTGTCTGGAGCTCAGTATGTTGCCTCAGAGTATCTTGAGCGATTCCCAGATCTCCTTATTGGCTGTAGAAGGAAACCTCTTTGAAATAAAGAAACTTCGGGACTTGGAGGGTTATGATAAG TACATGGAACGGTTCACAGCGACACGGAAGAAGTTTGTGTGA